The Erythrobacter sp. Alg231-14 genome has a segment encoding these proteins:
- a CDS encoding polysaccharide biosynthesis/export family protein yields MTFNNSIRKRLAFVSATAAVALSGCASTPEPIIGAASTQARSDLGQANYSHIPATTYALRASDQISVNVFREPELSVENVRLGVDGAVSLPMLGSIPAAGMTTKQFEQDVSRRLLAAGLRTPMVSVNIAEYASHLVTVEGAVEDPGVYAFQPGSRLSAAIAMADGPTNVANQEQIAVFRESPQGVLIAKFDYSQISQGTMLDPILQPGDRVVMGTDGLSVFYQNLLQALPAFGVFGVAALNNN; encoded by the coding sequence GTGACCTTCAATAATTCGATCAGAAAACGCCTCGCTTTCGTAAGCGCAACTGCGGCCGTCGCTCTTTCCGGATGCGCCTCGACTCCTGAACCGATCATCGGTGCAGCTTCGACGCAAGCGCGCTCCGATTTGGGTCAGGCGAATTACAGCCATATCCCTGCCACCACTTACGCGCTTCGCGCTTCTGACCAAATCTCGGTCAACGTGTTCCGCGAACCGGAATTGTCGGTTGAGAATGTACGCCTTGGCGTTGACGGTGCGGTTTCTCTGCCAATGCTGGGTTCGATCCCAGCCGCCGGCATGACAACCAAGCAATTCGAACAAGACGTATCGCGCCGGTTGTTGGCCGCCGGTCTACGCACTCCAATGGTGAGCGTGAACATCGCTGAATACGCATCGCACCTGGTTACCGTCGAAGGCGCCGTGGAAGATCCCGGTGTTTACGCATTCCAGCCGGGTTCGCGTTTGTCCGCTGCGATTGCCATGGCGGACGGTCCAACCAATGTCGCCAATCAAGAACAAATCGCCGTGTTCCGCGAAAGCCCACAAGGCGTTTTGATTGCGAAATTCGATTACAGTCAGATCAGCCAAGGCACCATGCTTGACCCAATCCTGCAACCGGGCGACCGGGTTGTGATGGGCACAGATGGGCTTTCGGTGTTCTACCAAAACTTGCTCCAAGCACTGCCAGCGTTTGGTGTCTTTGGCGTAGCCGCACTCAACAACAACTGA
- the wecB gene encoding non-hydrolyzing UDP-N-acetylglucosamine 2-epimerase, translating into MSGSSVKPRILVTFGTRPEAIKMFPVVAALRESGKFDVRVAVTAQHREMLDQVLQLAGIDPDIDLDLMQSGQSLDALAARIVTRFGEALDAEKPDRVLVHGDTLTTMMATLACYFRRIPVGHVEAGLRSGDNYAPWPEEVNRKVTGAVADLHFAPTNGAADALRAENVPQGAIQVTGNTVIDALLETRAKISADPALSPVVSDLKTRFAGRRVICVTAHRRENFGEGMHNIAAALTKLAQRDDVAIIYPMHPNPNVVEVMRPALSGLSNVALIEPLDYLNFVAMMEASEIVLTDSGGIQEEAPSLGKPVLVMRDTTERPEGVAAGTSKLVGANSGAILTEVNNLLDNSEAYEAMSQAHNPYGDGQASRHIAQIIAEHHGV; encoded by the coding sequence ATGAGTGGGTCCAGTGTGAAACCGCGCATTTTGGTGACGTTCGGCACAAGACCAGAAGCCATCAAAATGTTTCCCGTCGTCGCGGCTTTACGTGAAAGCGGGAAATTCGATGTCCGGGTCGCCGTCACCGCACAGCATCGGGAGATGCTGGATCAAGTGTTGCAGCTTGCGGGAATTGATCCCGATATCGACTTGGACCTGATGCAATCAGGGCAAAGCCTTGACGCATTGGCCGCCCGGATTGTGACACGGTTTGGAGAGGCTCTTGATGCCGAAAAGCCCGATCGGGTTTTGGTACATGGCGACACATTGACCACAATGATGGCAACGTTGGCCTGTTACTTCCGCCGGATTCCGGTGGGTCATGTAGAGGCCGGTTTGCGCAGCGGAGACAATTACGCTCCTTGGCCAGAAGAGGTGAACCGGAAGGTCACCGGCGCGGTTGCAGATTTGCATTTCGCGCCGACAAACGGCGCCGCGGATGCACTGCGCGCAGAAAATGTCCCGCAGGGTGCCATCCAAGTGACGGGCAACACGGTCATTGACGCTTTGCTGGAAACGCGCGCGAAAATCTCAGCCGACCCCGCGCTAAGCCCGGTCGTTTCCGACCTAAAGACGCGCTTCGCTGGACGTCGGGTTATTTGTGTAACCGCCCACCGGCGGGAAAATTTTGGCGAAGGAATGCACAATATCGCGGCCGCACTGACTAAATTGGCGCAGCGCGATGATGTTGCCATCATTTACCCCATGCACCCCAATCCCAATGTCGTCGAAGTGATGCGCCCTGCCCTATCCGGCCTGAGCAATGTCGCCCTCATCGAGCCGCTGGATTATCTGAATTTCGTCGCAATGATGGAAGCGTCTGAAATTGTGTTGACCGACTCTGGCGGCATTCAAGAAGAGGCGCCCAGTCTTGGTAAGCCCGTTTTGGTGATGCGCGACACAACCGAACGACCAGAAGGTGTCGCCGCCGGAACATCCAAACTGGTTGGAGCGAATTCAGGGGCAATTTTGACTGAAGTCAATAATTTACTTGATAATTCCGAAGCTTACGAGGCCATGTCGCAAGCTCACAATCCGTATGGGGATGGCCAAGCCAGTCGTCATATTGCGCAGATTATCGCCGAGCATCACGGCGTCTAG
- a CDS encoding glycosyltransferase, translating into MTEKETFSLIIPAHNEATVIARCLLTAMRGAPSPDSFEIVVAANGCTDDTVKIARETAPHAIVLDIATGSKTGAINAGNLAASHYPRIVLDADVECDYRSLAALAASVREAGIMTAAPSIRLETAHCNWAIKSYYAAWLKQPYAKSGKGGAGCYALSKAALERVGEFPDIIGDDIWIHTRFPDHEKRMVARTSDGEPVFSTVRPPASAWQQVRVESRRMIGNADVKRDYPSPYFANAKKGGGIVGSLKSGASPIDLAMFYAVKAMVKIQTGLNKIRGSSSIWTRDLSSR; encoded by the coding sequence ATGACCGAAAAAGAGACTTTCTCCCTCATCATTCCTGCGCATAATGAAGCAACTGTCATTGCTCGATGTTTGCTAACGGCAATGCGCGGTGCACCTTCACCTGATAGTTTTGAAATTGTAGTCGCGGCCAATGGATGCACCGACGACACAGTCAAAATTGCCCGCGAAACAGCGCCCCACGCGATCGTTCTAGACATTGCTACTGGCTCCAAAACCGGCGCGATCAATGCGGGTAATCTAGCCGCTTCGCACTACCCTCGCATTGTCCTCGATGCCGATGTCGAATGCGATTATCGCTCTCTTGCTGCGCTGGCCGCATCAGTCCGCGAAGCAGGCATCATGACCGCCGCCCCCTCCATTCGATTGGAAACGGCGCACTGCAATTGGGCGATCAAGTCGTATTACGCCGCCTGGTTAAAGCAGCCCTATGCCAAGTCTGGAAAAGGCGGCGCTGGCTGCTATGCCTTGTCCAAAGCAGCCTTGGAGAGGGTTGGCGAGTTTCCCGACATCATTGGCGACGACATTTGGATCCACACACGCTTTCCCGATCATGAAAAGCGCATGGTTGCACGCACCAGTGACGGTGAGCCGGTCTTCTCAACCGTGCGCCCGCCAGCAAGCGCGTGGCAACAAGTGCGCGTCGAATCGCGGCGGATGATTGGTAATGCGGACGTTAAGCGAGATTACCCCAGCCCATATTTTGCCAACGCAAAGAAAGGCGGAGGCATCGTCGGTTCTCTGAAAAGCGGAGCGTCCCCCATAGATCTAGCGATGTTCTATGCGGTGAAGGCAATGGTCAAAATTCAAACTGGCCTCAACAAGATACGAGGGAGCAGCTCGATCTGGACTCGTGATCTCAGCTCTCGATGA
- the wecC gene encoding UDP-N-acetyl-D-mannosamine dehydrogenase — MNAPFDAATAFGPDAATQPAPDHQIAVIGLGYIGLPTAAVLASFGWDVCGVDVSKDVVETVNAGGVHIEERDLDRLVSEATQSARLVASRHVPAAHYYMIAVPTPFGADKKPDISYVETAARSIAPNILPGACIIVESTSPVGTTERVAEIIAEVRPDLRMPKFGDEHGGDIAIAYCPERVLPGKIVHELVNNDRVVGGMTPACAQRASALYMSFVKGDCLITNSRVAETVKLVENSFRDVNIAFANELSMIADEIGVDVWDVIRLANRHPRVNILQPGPGVGGHCIAVDPWFLVAGAPKSARIVRTAREVNDHKAVHTENRIRALIDAAPDAKVALLGLAFKPDIDDFRESPALEIAANLCADLGERVLVVEPFTDDLPNTLAETGATLSGLDDALAQAEIVVVLVDHTAFKHLTPTDLAGKLVFDTRGMLKK; from the coding sequence ATGAACGCTCCCTTCGACGCCGCAACTGCCTTTGGGCCGGACGCCGCGACGCAGCCTGCTCCCGATCACCAAATTGCGGTTATCGGGTTGGGATATATTGGGCTTCCGACAGCCGCAGTCTTGGCCAGCTTTGGTTGGGATGTTTGCGGTGTGGATGTGTCGAAAGACGTGGTTGAAACGGTTAACGCTGGCGGCGTCCACATCGAAGAACGAGACCTGGATCGGTTGGTAAGCGAAGCAACGCAATCTGCGCGACTTGTTGCCTCTCGTCATGTTCCCGCGGCCCATTATTACATGATTGCCGTCCCCACCCCGTTTGGCGCGGACAAAAAGCCCGATATTTCTTATGTTGAGACCGCTGCACGATCGATTGCGCCCAACATCCTGCCAGGTGCCTGCATAATCGTTGAAAGCACATCGCCAGTGGGCACGACGGAGCGGGTCGCAGAAATCATCGCAGAGGTCCGGCCCGATCTTAGGATGCCCAAATTTGGCGATGAACACGGTGGGGATATTGCCATCGCCTATTGCCCGGAACGTGTTCTGCCCGGTAAAATTGTCCATGAATTGGTCAACAATGATCGCGTGGTTGGCGGGATGACACCCGCCTGCGCCCAACGCGCATCGGCGCTTTATATGAGCTTTGTGAAAGGCGATTGTTTGATCACGAATTCACGGGTCGCAGAGACCGTGAAATTGGTTGAGAACAGCTTTCGCGACGTCAACATCGCCTTTGCCAATGAATTGTCGATGATCGCGGACGAAATTGGCGTCGATGTATGGGACGTAATCCGGCTGGCCAATCGTCATCCGCGCGTGAACATCCTTCAACCTGGACCGGGCGTCGGCGGACATTGCATCGCAGTGGATCCATGGTTCCTTGTCGCAGGTGCCCCCAAATCGGCACGCATCGTGCGGACAGCGCGAGAAGTGAATGATCACAAAGCGGTCCACACAGAAAACCGCATTCGCGCTCTGATTGACGCTGCGCCCGATGCCAAGGTCGCGCTGCTCGGTCTCGCATTCAAACCTGACATTGATGACTTTCGCGAAAGCCCAGCCTTGGAAATCGCTGCCAATCTCTGCGCCGATTTGGGCGAGCGGGTTTTGGTCGTTGAACCCTTCACCGACGACTTGCCCAACACACTTGCCGAAACAGGTGCGACACTAAGCGGACTTGACGATGCGCTCGCGCAGGCGGAAATTGTCGTTGTGCTTGTTGATCACACCGCTTTCAAACATCTCACGCCAACTGATTTGGCGGGCAAGCTTGTGTTTGACACACGCGGCATGCTGAAAAAATGA
- a CDS encoding GumC family protein encodes MTPSDQPDGSGTWLETYMPDNQLVPAAPTGQLISLATVRGILFRQRWLISGVLLAAITIGLVITLLATPMYQATAKVSVEPYGAFILEGQDVEQGIASNQVGDYLATKVELIRSRSLAEVVVADRQLGERYDLLGEDIDTRRSPDMSDEQWLEAKNAMAATRLVGGVTAEVPDMSWVIPISFNSDNPRLAAEMANAYADAFISSDSRESLEGNEYAIEYLRDQIEVVRGRLEEAERETNTYARSSGIIVQPGTGEEGTGNTTLTSSNLASISGRFADARAARIAAEQKWRAIQSIPASQLPEVQNNSVLQNLVANRTGKLTELAELRQRYSDEFPQIANLLAQIEILDTQIERSSADIKATVRNEFIVARNQEQALQNELNSLSNDSLAEQDEMVQLTVYERQAEALRQQLRSLLERFNQISSAANVNSGTMTTIENALIPSVPYAPSLIQNLGFALVLGIGLAAGLAVLREMFDDRVRSLDEVEQKIDLPLIGHTPHVSEKDIDVESSNNFTSLMEAYASIKAAIEFSLPRSRNVLQLTSTHESEGKSTTAVVLAELFARSGRKTLLIDADLRRPSVARLLELERPKTGLIEVILGHAKLEDAIVKGVHENLEVLPIGAIPPNPTEVLASDELAEFIAKVREEYSLVIFDSCPVLGLADAPLLARLVDGTIFVLEANKVPFAQARNAVKRLRSSGGNVLGLILTKYRALEAGHSYGYQYSYYEYGSGVER; translated from the coding sequence ATGACCCCGTCCGATCAACCGGATGGCAGTGGCACTTGGCTTGAAACCTACATGCCGGATAATCAACTTGTGCCCGCCGCACCGACGGGACAGCTGATTAGCCTTGCCACGGTTCGTGGGATCTTGTTCCGTCAACGTTGGTTGATCTCAGGCGTGTTGCTGGCCGCGATCACAATCGGTTTGGTGATCACCTTGCTTGCAACGCCGATGTACCAGGCGACCGCTAAGGTGAGCGTGGAGCCATACGGAGCGTTCATTCTCGAAGGGCAAGATGTCGAGCAAGGCATCGCCAGCAACCAAGTTGGCGATTACCTCGCGACAAAGGTCGAATTGATCCGCAGCCGCAGCCTTGCCGAAGTAGTTGTGGCCGATCGCCAATTGGGCGAGCGTTACGACCTTTTGGGTGAAGACATAGACACGCGAAGATCGCCTGACATGAGCGACGAGCAATGGCTCGAGGCGAAAAATGCCATGGCCGCAACACGGCTTGTTGGTGGAGTCACTGCTGAAGTGCCGGATATGAGCTGGGTCATCCCCATCAGCTTTAATTCTGACAATCCACGTTTGGCGGCTGAAATGGCCAATGCCTACGCCGACGCCTTTATCTCGTCCGATTCCCGCGAATCGTTGGAAGGCAACGAATACGCGATTGAATATTTGCGCGACCAGATTGAAGTGGTTCGTGGGCGCCTCGAAGAAGCAGAGCGTGAAACCAACACATATGCCCGCAGCAGCGGCATTATCGTGCAACCCGGTACCGGCGAAGAAGGCACTGGCAACACCACCCTCACAAGTTCAAACCTTGCAAGCATTAGCGGTCGTTTTGCAGATGCCCGTGCAGCGCGTATCGCCGCCGAACAAAAATGGCGTGCAATTCAATCCATTCCAGCGTCGCAATTGCCCGAGGTTCAAAACAATTCGGTTCTGCAGAACCTTGTCGCCAATCGCACCGGCAAACTGACTGAGCTTGCGGAACTGCGCCAGCGGTACAGCGATGAGTTCCCTCAGATCGCGAACTTGCTCGCTCAGATTGAGATTCTTGACACCCAGATTGAGCGCAGCAGCGCCGATATCAAGGCAACCGTTCGCAACGAATTCATTGTTGCACGCAATCAAGAACAAGCGCTCCAAAACGAACTCAACTCGCTCTCCAATGATTCGCTCGCCGAACAAGACGAGATGGTTCAGTTGACCGTTTACGAACGTCAGGCCGAAGCCTTGCGTCAACAATTGCGGTCACTTTTGGAACGTTTCAACCAGATCAGCAGCGCCGCGAACGTAAACAGCGGCACAATGACCACCATCGAAAATGCATTGATCCCAAGCGTGCCCTATGCGCCAAGCTTGATCCAGAACCTCGGCTTTGCCTTGGTTTTGGGAATTGGTCTTGCAGCCGGTCTCGCGGTCCTGCGCGAGATGTTCGATGATCGCGTACGCTCGCTTGATGAAGTTGAGCAGAAAATCGACCTCCCGCTCATTGGACACACTCCGCATGTGAGCGAGAAAGACATCGACGTCGAAAGTTCGAACAACTTTACGTCTCTGATGGAGGCCTATGCATCGATCAAGGCAGCCATCGAATTCTCGCTTCCGCGTAGCCGCAATGTGCTGCAACTTACCAGTACGCATGAGTCAGAAGGTAAATCGACCACAGCGGTTGTTCTTGCTGAACTCTTCGCGCGTTCCGGACGCAAAACCTTGTTGATTGACGCCGATCTTCGTCGTCCATCCGTGGCGCGTTTGTTGGAATTGGAACGTCCTAAGACGGGCCTGATCGAAGTCATACTTGGCCACGCCAAGCTGGAAGATGCGATTGTCAAAGGCGTCCACGAGAATCTAGAAGTTCTGCCGATTGGTGCAATTCCACCGAACCCAACCGAAGTGTTGGCGTCCGACGAATTGGCCGAGTTTATCGCTAAGGTTCGCGAAGAATATTCACTCGTGATCTTCGACTCTTGCCCTGTTCTTGGCTTGGCCGATGCGCCTCTCTTGGCGCGCCTTGTGGATGGCACGATCTTCGTGCTCGAAGCGAACAAGGTTCCGTTCGCTCAAGCACGCAACGCTGTGAAGCGTCTTAGAAGCTCGGGTGGCAATGTCCTTGGCCTGATCCTTACCAAATACCGCGCTCTCGAAGCAGGGCACAGTTATGGGTATCAGTACAGCTATTACGAATATGGATCCGGCGTCGAACGTTAG